The DNA window CGCCGATCAGGAGCCGCTGGACCTCGAGGCGCTGTACGCCGAGCAGGAGGCGCGCACGGGCACTGCCGCGGAGTGAGCCTTCTGCCGACGGGCCGGGAGGGGAGAAGTCCCCCTTCCGGTCCGTCGGCCCGGCTCATAGGCTCGCGGCATGAACAGGCCGGACTTCCGCAGGACCGCACAGCACACCGCGCTCTTCGCCGTGGAGCGCCAGGTCGCGCTCGACGCCGCGCTCACCGAGGCGCTGGGCGAGTACCGCTGGGACCTCGACCTCGCCGCCCATGCGCTGACCTTCCGGTCCGAGGACCGTGCGCTGAGCGGGCGCGCCGACCTGCTGGCCTCCGTCGCCGCCCGCCCGGCGACCCTCCTGTGGGCCTGGTCCTCGCAGCTGGTCGACCTGGTCGGCCCGGACCCCCTCGCCGAGCGGCTGCGCGAGCACGGGACGGCCCACAGCCTGCCGGCGCTGACCGCCGAGGAGATCGACTACGACCTCCCCGAGGGACAGGATCAGCGCGAGGTCATCGCCGAGGTCGCGCACGAGGTGGGGCGCATCGGTCTGGAGGTGTTCGGTCCCGAGGCCCTCTATTACACCTTCCCCGCCGGCGGGGGCTCTCGGGGCTGCGTGCTGCTGCGGGACCTGCCCCTGGAGCTGCCGCCGGTGCGCCTCGAGTCGATCGCCACCGCGCTCGGCCGCTCCGCCGCGATGCTCGACGACATCGGATGGGCTTTCGACGGGCTCGCCCGCCTGCTGCCCGGTTGGCAGGCGCAGCCAGGGAGAGCGGCCGATGGAGCCTCCGTCGACGTGATCGCCGATGCACAGGGCCGACGGCTCTCCGCCACCTCCACCCTCGACGAGCACGGCCGGATCACCCGGCTCTCGGTCACCATCGAAGCAGGTGAGCCGCCGATGGAGGAGCGACCGGAGGCGGCCGGCGCGGC is part of the Brachybacterium ginsengisoli genome and encodes:
- a CDS encoding DUF6882 domain-containing protein, with translation MNRPDFRRTAQHTALFAVERQVALDAALTEALGEYRWDLDLAAHALTFRSEDRALSGRADLLASVAARPATLLWAWSSQLVDLVGPDPLAERLREHGTAHSLPALTAEEIDYDLPEGQDQREVIAEVAHEVGRIGLEVFGPEALYYTFPAGGGSRGCVLLRDLPLELPPVRLESIATALGRSAAMLDDIGWAFDGLARLLPGWQAQPGRAADGASVDVIADAQGRRLSATSTLDEHGRITRLSVTIEAGEPPMEERPEAAGAAVPAQAPVEDQGVDPAPRRGPFAGIRRLFGA